A region from the Diadema setosum chromosome 13, eeDiaSeto1, whole genome shotgun sequence genome encodes:
- the LOC140236741 gene encoding dynein light chain LC6, flagellar outer arm-like: MNQKEKKLVIKNVDMTEDMQNDATDLAMEAFEKFNVEKDVASFIKKDFDEKYSPTWHCIVGKNFGSFVTHETKHFIYFYVGSMAVLLFKSG; the protein is encoded by the coding sequence ATGAATCAGAAGGAGAAGAAGCTTGTCATCAAGAATGTGGACATGACCGAGGACATGCAGAACGATGCCACCGATCTGGCCATGGAGGCCTTCGAAAAGTTCAACGTCGAGAAGGACGTCGCCTCCTTCATCAAGAAAGACTTCGACGAGAAGTACAGCCCGACATGGCATTGCATTGTGGGTAAGAACTTCGGCAGCTTCGTCACGCACGAGACGAAACATTTCATCTACTTCTACGTGGGCTCAATGGCCGTCTTGCTCTTCAAATCGGGCTAG